The following coding sequences are from one Coffea arabica cultivar ET-39 chromosome 11e, Coffea Arabica ET-39 HiFi, whole genome shotgun sequence window:
- the LOC113716479 gene encoding nudix hydrolase 1-like, which produces MENEPAMEVSSSQPPPPMPKVGVAVFLLKGNKVLLGRRLSSVGRNTFALPGGHLEFGESFEECAAREVKEETGLEIEKTEYLTVTNNVFSQEAKATHIVCVFMRAVPADINQQPQNLEPEKCDGWDWYDWDDLPKPLFGPLEIMLQHGFSPFPTT; this is translated from the exons atggaaaatgaaccAGCAATGGAGGTGTCATCTTCACAGCCGCCGCCGCCGATGCCGAAAGTTGGGGTGGCCGTGTTTTTGCTGAAGGGAAATAAAGTGCTATTGGGGCGGCGCCTCTCCTCCGTTGGCCGCAATACCTTCGCTCTTCCTGGTGGCCACCTTGAGTTTG GAGAAAGTTTTGAGGAATGTGCAGCTAGGGAGGTGAAGGAAGAAACAGGACTGGAAATCGAAAAAACAGAGTACTTAACTGTCACAAACAATGTATTCTCACAAGAAGCTAAAGCAACACACATTGTTTGTGTCTTCATGCGTGCAGTTCCAGCCGACATCAACCAGCAACCTCAAAATCTTGAGCCTGAGAAATGCGATGGATGGGATTGGTATGACTGGGATGATCTTCCAAAACCACTTTTTGGGCCATTGGAGATTATGCTCCAACATGGTTTTAGTCCTTTTCCCACCACTTAA
- the LOC113717024 gene encoding nudix hydrolase 1: protein MIMENDALPTSNSVPPPPPPMPVVGVGVFVLKGDRVLLGRRRVSVGYNTFALPGGHLEFGESFEECAAREVKEETGLDVRKTEYLTVTNNVFSERAKLVHLVCIFIRAVLVDDNQQPQNLEPEKCDGWDWYDWNHLPKPLFEPVEVLVRSGFNPFPVN from the exons ATGATAATGGAGAACGACGCCCTTCCAACATCAAACTCAgtgccgccgccgccgccgccgatGCCGGTGGTGGGAGTCGGAGTGTTTGTGTTGAAGGGTGACAGAGTGCTTTTAGGCCGCCGCCGCGTCTCCGTTGGTTACAATACCTTCGCGCTTCCTGGTGGCCACCTCGAGTTTG GGGAAAGCTTTGAGGAATGTGCAGCTAGGGAGGTGAAGGAGGAAACTGGACTGGACGTCAGGAAAACAGAGTATTTAACTGTCACAAACAATGTATTCTCAGAAAGAGCTAAACTAGTGCATCTTGTTTGCATCTTCATACGCGCAGTTCTAGTGGATGACAACCAGCAACCTCAAAATCTAGAGCCTGAGAAATGTGACGGATGGGATTGGTATGATTGGAATCACCTTCCCAAACCACTTTTTGAGCCGGTGGAGGTTCTGGTGCGAAGCGGTTTTAATCCTTTTCCAGTAAATTGA